In Nitrosococcus halophilus Nc 4, the genomic stretch GAGGGTGGGAATGAGATTGAAGAATTGAAAGACAAACCCAATATGGCGCCGGCGCAGCAAGGTCCGATCTTCCTCGGAGAGTTGAGTCAGGGATATCCCATTAATTTTCACTTCACCGGTGCTGGGAAAATCGATACCCGCAATGAGGTTGAGGAGGGTGGATTTACCCGAGCCGCTGCGCCCAAGCAGAACCACGCATTCACCCTTTTGCACAGTGGCGGTGAGCCCATGGAGTACCCGATGCTCAGTCTCGCCTTCCCAGTAAGATTTGCTAAGGTTAAGGAGTTCTAATACTGCCGTCATTTGACAATCGCTCTAGGGTCCTCTACTAACGGAAGTGCTATTTTACTCTAACAGTACATTTAGACTTGTGGTTGAGTCGCCGGCTTAATTAACCTTTCCTCCCGCGGCTGAAGTCGCGGGTTTTTTGCGGAGGATTTATGAATCCAGAGTTTATGGCAGAGGCGATTAGGCTAGCAAGTCAAGGCATGGATGATGATCTTGGAGGGCCTTTCGGTGCCCTGATTGTGCGTGATGGGGAGATCTTGGCGCATGCTTGTAATGGAGTCGTTGAAGCGTGCGATCCCACCGCCCATGCGGAAATTCAAGCCATTCGCATGGCTTGCAAGCATATCAATCATTTTCATCTCGAGGGTTGTGTTTTATATTGCAGTTGTGAACCTTGCCCCATGTGCTTGGGGGCTGCTTACTGGGCCCATCTCGATGGTATCTACTACGCCGCTAGCCGAGAAGATGCGGCCAATATTGGTTTTGCCGATGCCGCGATTTATGATGAACTTTGCCTTGAGCCGAGTAGGCGCCGTATTCCCATGATCCAGCTCATGCGAGAAGAGATTCTCCATGTCTTTCAGCGCTGGATGGAAAAATCGGATCGAATCCTTTACTGATAGAGAGCAATAGGGAGCATGATGCCTCGATTAAGCAGCGATCACCTCTTCCAAGAACTTTCAAAAGCGATCCAGGGGGAGGTGCTGACCGATCGTTTGAGCCGGATGCTTTATGCTACCGATGCTTCTCCCTATCAGCAACTTCCCTTAGGCGTGGTTCGACCTCACAGTGTCGAGGATTGTGTGACGCTGATAGGCTTTGCTAACCGCCACCGGATTCCATTGATTCCCCGTGCCGCGGGCACCAGCCTGGCAGGCCAATGCGTGGGTGAAGGGTTGGTGGTCGACGTTTCCCGGCATTTGACTAAGGTGCTGGAAATTGATGCCCAGGGTTGCCAGGCGCGGGTGCAGCCAGGAGTCATCTTAGATGGTTTGAACGAGCAGCTTCGGCCCTTGGGGTTGATGTTTGCGCCGGACCCCTCTACCGGCAGTCGCTGCCAGATAGGCGGTATGATGGGTAACAATGCTTGGGGGTTGCACAGCCTCCGCTATGGGACCACTCGGGACCATGTGTTTGCGATCAAGGCGGTCCTCAGTGATGGTAGTGTGGTTTTTTTTGACCCCCTGAGCCCCGGCGAATTGGAAGCTAAACTGGCGCTGAACTCCCTGGAAGGGAAGATTTACCGTGCCGTAGTGGAGGCCGTGGAGGAACAGCGGGAAGTTATTTTAGAGCACTATCCTAGTACCCGCGGGATCCCTTGCAATGAGGGTTATCCTTTGGACCTATTAGCCCAGGGGCAACCTTGGGTGAGCGATGGCCCCCCTTTCAACCTGGCGCCTTTCCTCTGTGGTAGCGAGGGAACCTTGGCACTGGTTATCGAGGCCACCTTAAAGCTGGTTCCCCTGCCAGGGGAGCGGACCCTGATTGGGGCGCACTTTAGCAGCCTTGAGGAGGCCTTGCAGGCGGTGGCCATGGTGTTAGAGCACCAGCCGGTGGCGGTGGAGTTATTGGATAAAACGATATTGGATTTGGCCCGAAACAACCCGGAGCAGGTAAAAAATTGTGCCTGGATAGAAGGGGAGCCGGCGGCGGTGCTGCTTGTTGAGCTAGAAGGTGATGGGGACCCATTGCAGCAGCGGGGGGAGGTTTTAGCGGGGGCCTTGGGCGCGGGGAATGGCAGTTATGCGGCGCCTGTGCTGCCATTCCCGGAACAAGCATGGGCGGTGCGCCGTGCGGGCCTAGGGTTGCTCATGGGGGTAGCGGGTAAACTTAAGGCCGTGACCGGGATTGAAGATACTGCGGTTGCGGTGGCGGATTTACCCCAATATGTTACCCAGGTGCAAGCTTTGATGGCCCGTTACGGTGTTGATTGTGTGATTTATGGTTCGGCAGGACGGGGATTGTTGCACTTGCGGCCCAAGTTGGATTTGGAGCTGGCGGAAGATCAAGCCCGCTTTCAATCCATCATGACTGAAATGGTGGAGTTAGTGAAGGGGTTTAGGGGTGTTTTCTCCGCCAAACATGGTGACGGACGGTTACGGGCCCCGTTTTTGGAAACCCTATTGGGCAAGGAGGTTGTTGCTCTGCTGCACCGCATTAAGCAGGCGGCCGATCCCCACTGGCATTTTAATCCTGGCAAAATCCTCGAGCCTCCCCCTCTGCTGGAAGCCCTTCGCACCCAGCAGAAAACCCCTGTAGAGCCTACTTTGTCGTTTCTAGATTGGGGCAAAGACCAAGGCTTACGAGGCGCTGCGGCCCGCTGCAATGGGGCGGGAGTCTGTCTCAAGCGGGCCGGTCAGGGAACCATGTGTCCCTCCTATATGGCCACCCAGGAAGAGCAGCATGGCACCCGGGGCCGTGCCAATGTTTTCCGTCAAGTGTTGGCTTCGCCTGGAGGGTTGACAGGTAGAGATAGCCCTTTGCTTAAAGAGGCGCTGGATCTATGTCTGGCCTGCAAGGGTTGTAAGACGGAATGCCCGGCCGGGGTGGACATAGCGCTCATGAAGGCAGAGTTCTTGCAACAATACCAGAACCGCTATGGACTTCCCTGGCGCGCCCGGGTGTTGAGTCAGTTCCAACGTTTGGCCTGGCTAGGCTCCTTGTTGCCCGCCGTGGTCAATGGGCTATTGGCTTTGAAGTGGTCTCGGCGAGTATTAAAATTGCATCATCAACGGCCACTTCCCACCCTGGCGCGCCGAACCTTTAGTTCCCAGCTTCGAGACCGCTCCCCCCCTGCTCATAAGGGTCGTCTTGGCGAAGTGGTGCTCATCAATGATCTCTGGACCGAGTTCTTTGATCCCCAGATCGGGATGGCGGCCGTCAATTGCCTAGAGCAATTGGGATATGGAGTCACCGTGACCCCCTGGTTGTCCTCGGGAAGGATTCAGATCAGTCAGGGTCTGTTGACTCAGGCCCAGGATCAATTTCAGGAAGCGATCGCGGTCCTTTATCCCTATGCCGCCGAGGGCAAACCGCTGATTGGGTTGGAGCCGTCGGAGTTATTGACATTCCGGGATGAGGCTTTGGTTCTATTACCCGTTGGCGAGAGCCGCCATAGGGCTGAAGCCATTGCGAGCAAAGCCCAGTTATTCGAAGAGTTTATGGCCCGGGAGGCGGTCGCTGGACACATTAATCCGTCATTTTTCGATGACCAAAGCCGCCGTATTTTGGTTCATGGCCATTGTCACGGGAAGGCCCTTGCTGGAATGCAACCGCTTCTGGATACGCTAGCCTTGATGGGAGGGGCGGTGGTAGAAGCTATTCCTTCAGGTTGCTGCGGGATGGCGGGTGCTTTTGGCTATGAACAGGAGCATTATGACCTTTCGTTACGTATCGGTGAGTTGGTGTTATTGCCGGCGGTTCGCCGGGCCCCGGCGGGCACTCTGATATGTGCACCGGGCACCAGTTGCCGGGCCCAGATCAAAGATGGTGCCCAAGTCCTGGCCTATCATCCTGCGGAGTTGTTGCAGAAAGCGCTTCTATCTCTCTAGCGGTTGTTTTACAGTTTAAAAAAAACTTAGGTAGAGTATTGACATGAACCGGCGGCAAGCATGGGTTGATATTATTCTCGCCCTTGCCTTAGTGGGGGTGAGTGGCGTAGCGGTTGGGCTTATGAGCGCATTGATGGCCCAACATCAATTTTCGTTGCTGTTGATATTGCAGGGGGTGTTCATTCTCCTCGGTTTACGCCTCCTGCTGGCCATGCGGGGGCAGAGTTGGCGGCACCTTGGGTTACAGGCGCTCACCTTCAAGGATCTGGGCCGGACTCTGATAGGACTGTTAAGCTGTATTGGCGCCAACATGGTGCTGACAACGGCGGCATTCATTATCGACCCGCAATTGCTCAAGCAGCATGCAAATCAGCTCAAAGTGATCGCCACCCAACTGGGCAGTGAAGTCCCGTTTGCCGGAATCGCGGCCATGATGTTCTTTGTGGGCGTGTATGAGGAAATCATGGCTCGAGGTTTCCTCTTGACTCGATGCCGGACCGCACTGGGAGGCCTATGGGCGCCCATTTTGTTATCCTCCTTTCTATTTGGATTAGGTCATTTATACCAAGGATGGATCGGGGTAGCGCAAACGACCCTGTTCGGTATTGTGCTTGCCGCTTTAACGGTACGTTGGGGGACCCTATGGCCGGCAATTTTTGCACATGCCATACTCAATACCTTTTCCCTTGTTATTCTAGAACGGCTTGCTGAGCAAGTACCGTAAGCTTAATGCTGCAACTGCTCTAACCTGGATAATTCATGAGATCACCACAAAGGCACTAAGATCACAAAGAAATTAAAAAGTTAAATAGGTTAAAATAATTTGCTTCGTTAGCAATGAGCCTATCCATCAATTTCTCCCAACTGACTGAGATTCCCTCACTTTCGTGTCCTTTGTGTCTTGGTGGTGAAAAATTCAGGCTAATTTTCTTCTAATTAAATACCCCAGCGAAAGTTTTGAGGGATTGTTTGTTTCTTTTAGCATTCATCCCCCGCCGACGCCTCTTCGTGCGCACAGCGCACGGGAGCTCGTAGGGGCGGTTGAGCAACGTGAAATCGACCGCATTCTTCTCAAAATTTTTGCCGAGATACTTTAATGCGCCGGGTTATTGCTTTGGGGGCGCATAATAATCCTTCTCATAGTGTCCTAGCGGCCTTTTAAAAGTGAACTCGGCAGGGGCGACCACTAGCGTTTGAGCCGTCACTTTAAAAGCTTCTCTATCCGCGATACTAGCGAGGGCAGTAAGAGGACTTATCCCAATAAAAACCGCCGTTCCCACAATAGTCCCCACAAGCCCTACAGGACGAAGAATTAAAACCTCTGTCAGGGCTTCTGGTGCTGTCCATCTAGGTTCTTCGGTGTTTTGCGGCTCTTTTTCTTGAGAGAAGGCGGGGGAACCGATGATAGTCAGCACCAAGATAATAATTAAAACCAAAGTAGGCATTTTTCTTTTTTGTCCAGACATGATTGTTCTCCTCTATCGGTTTGCTTTAAAGAGGGCCTGTATTTTCTCTAAATTATCATTGGCTTCTGGATAGTAGGTGGGTGAAGCACTGATGGCTTTACGGAAATAATTTGCAGCGGTTCGATGGTCGCCTTCCATCATCAGAATATAGCCGATATGGTAGAGGGATTCGGGTTCGTCCATAATATTTTGGAAGGCGCTTGTCGCTTCATCATGATGACCCTGACGTACATAGATAAGACCCAGATTGGCCCAGGCCTTTTCATGACGGGAATCTTTGGCCAATATTTTTTCAAAGAAAGAACGGGCCAATTTCCAATTCCCGGCAAGATAGTGGGAATACCCGAGGTTATTGAGCAGCAAGGGAAGTCCCGGTTTAATTTCCAGGGCGGCTTGGTAGTGTTGCTGTGCGGTGACGTAATCCTTGCGAAGATCGGCAATGACCCCCAGGCCGTTATGGGCCCGCCAGCGCTTTGGATCTATTTTAACCGCGGCGGCTAATTTATCCTTCGCCAAGTCAAACTCCTTTTTATGGAGTTGCAATAATCCGAAACCTTCCAATGCCCCGGCATGATTCGCTTTTTGTTTTAGGGTGTCCCGATAGGCTTTCTCGGCTAGCTCCGTATTTCCTTTCTCCCGATGTATCGTGGCTATTTTATAGAGCGCCTCAACATTTTCCGGGTCTAAGGTTAAGACCTTCACGTAATGAAATAGAGCCAGATCCCTATTGCCTACCTTAAGGGCTTGGTCGCCGGTCTCCATCGCCTTTTGAATAGCTTGGGGATCGGGGGCAACGGCATCCCTATTCTCGGGAGGAGGCTTAGTGGCGGTGGCGCAACCCAAAAGTGATGTAGACAATGCTAGCAGCATTATCTGCACGAGTAATCTCATTCTTTGTGGGTATTGTTGAGAATAGAGGATATCCATTTTTTATCCTTAGCCGATTTTATGGGGAAAATAAAATGTAACTATTTTTACAAAGAGCGGTGTCTTACTTATCGGCAGCAAGAAGCTATTTATTAGCCCTTTCGTGCGCACGGCGTACGCTACTTGTTGCCTCTCTATGCCGAGTTCAGCTCCAAGCTACCCTGATTTTCAAGCGTGTTAAACCTAGAGGCCAAGGTGCCGAAACAGATAGATAGAGGAAATTAATCACAGTATGAGAAGATTTCGGGACCATTATGAGGAAGGGAGCATCGACTTCGGAAGGGTTAACCCTACTTTTAATCGATCTGAGGCAGCAGGGGAGGGAGTTAACGCCACCTGATGCTAGATCTGATCTCCGGCATATTCTGGAACAGCGGGCTGTCGTTCACCACATTCCTTGGACGGGTGATATCCCCAAGAAGATAGCGGAGACGGCAGCCCAGGTCCTTTTTTTCGAATACGATTATCCCGACATCGCCAGGCTTTCATTCCTCCAGCAAACTAAACTCCACTATCCCTCCATTCCCATTATCTTGGTCACGGAACAGCATTCCGAGGCATTTGCTGTCTGGGCGTTTCGTTCACGGGTTTGGGATTATTTTGTAAAGCCCCTTGTCGTCGACGATATTCTGCACTGCATGGAAAGTCTTGAGCTTGTGATTGCAGAGCGGCACCAAGGGGTGCCCAGGAAAGCGATTTTACCCCCCCATTCCATCCCCACGGATGCCCGCTTTCGGCCTTTGTCGCAAAAAAAAAACGCCATTAATGCGGGAATCTCCTATATAGAAAAGAATCTCCATGAGAATATTTCCCAATCCGAGGTAGCCGAGCTTTGTGGCATGACGCCTTTCCAGTTTAGCCGCTGTTTCAAGCAAGCCTATGGCATGACCTTCCAAGAATTTGTCATCCGGCGGCGGATGACCGAGGCCGTACGCTTGCTTAAGAATCCGAGCGCCTCGGTTACGGATGTTTGCTATACCGTGGGTTTCCGGGATCTGTCCTATTTTACCCGCACCTTTCGGCGCTATGTGGGGATGACCCCTTCTCGCTATAAGGCCGATCTGGAGAACCTGCATACTTCCTTTTCTTCTTCCTCCCAAGTTTCCTAGGCCGGCAGGGGAAAAGCAAAACAGTCTTAATCGAACGCAATATTTTTATAACACTTAAATCCTCTCTGTCCCATAATGACCACCAGACAACGGTAAACAACTTAATCAATCTTGCATCAACTTTACCGCTGTCTGTGATGAACTTGAGTTAACAAATTTATAACGATGGAGGAAGATATCATGAGCAATCTTACCCAAAAAATCCGTTCTTTCTTGCGCGATGAAGAAGGCTTGACCATGACCGAATATGCAGTGGCGGGTGGTTTAATCGTTGTTGGTGGTGCTGCGGTATTTATGGCTCTGGGAGGTGAAATTGAGAGAGTAATTGGGTTAGTTAATGCTGAGCTTGCAAAAGTAGGAGGAGCCTAAAGCGCTGCAGGGAGGGGCTCGGCTCCCCTCCCTAATTTTTCCTGGGACATCTCATTTTAAAAATTTACTCATTCTCTTTCCAGGTAAAACCCATGCTTACCTCTATCAGTTTCACGGCTTTTAGTCTTTTAGGATTTCTGCTGGCTGCCGCCAGCTATCGGGATCTGAAATCTCATCGCATTCCCAATGTGCTCACCTTCGGCGGCGCTCTGCTAGGACTGATATTACAGGTCTGGTTTTTAGGTCTGGAGGGATTACTTTCTGGCCTGGGAGGATTGACCCTCGGCTTATTGTTGTATCTGCCTTTTTATCTTCTCGGCGGTATGGGGGCAGGGGATGTGAAACTCCTGGCGGCTGTGGGCGCCTTTTTAGGGGCCAAAGCTATATTGTGGGTTGCCATTTTAAGCCTCTTGGCTGGTTCAGTGATTGGCATGGGGGTACTCCTTGTCCGGGGTATTTTTCTGGAAGTCTGGCGTCCCTATGCCACCACGGCCAAATTCCTGTTATTGGCGGGAACCTACATTCCCCCGGAGATCAATAGGACTTTGAATACCCGCTTTCCCTATGCCGTGGCCATTGCGGCGGGAACTTTGGGTGCGGTCTTTTTGTTGTCGCCCTAGGGTAAATACTCAATGAGGTGATTTTTGTGGACGCATTGGCACGACAAATTTCAGAGCAGCCTTCCATGGACCCCATGGAAATGAAATTGGCCGCCCTAGCTCCCCGTCCCCGAACGGTGGAGGAGACGGGCCTTAGCCAGAATTTTTTGCAAGCATTGATCGCCAAGCACCTCTACGATGGAGGCGTCAGCACCCTCCGGGAGTTGGTGGCGAGAACCCTGTTAGCCGGATCGATTTTGGAAACGGTGTTGGCCCTGATGCGCAGCGAAGCCTATGTGGAAATCCGGGGCAGTGTGGACGGAACCACCGCCTTGCGCTATGGACTCACGGATCGGGGCCGGGCTTTTGCCCTTGAGTCTTTAATGAAAAGCGGTTATCTGGGACCGGCTCCGGTGTCGTTAACGCAATATATTCAGGTCGTGCAGGCCCAAAGCGTCCATCATCACCAGGTCACCCAGGCCCAGATGCAGTCCGCCTTTTCTGAGATCGTTATCCGCGATAATCTCTTAAATCAGTTAGGTCCGGCCCTGAACTCCGGTAGGGCCATTTTCGTGTACGGTCCTGCCGGTACCGGCAAGACCTATATTGCCCAACGCTTGGCTTGGATGCTGGGCGATCCGGTGCTGATTCCCCACGCCATTGCGGTCGGCGATACCCCCATTCAACTCTTTGATCCCATCTTCCATCAGCCTATTAAAGATCCTGAGGGAACCCCCCATGCGCTGTTCGAGCAAGGGTACGACCCCCGCTTTGTCTTCTGCCAGCGTCCCGCCGTACTCACGGGGGGGGAATTAACCTTGGATATGCTGGAAATCAGCTATGAGGCGTCCACTAAAGTCTATCAAGCGCCGTTACAACTCAAAGCCAATAACGGGATCTACCTCCTTGACGACTTGGGCCGCCAGCGGGTGGCGCCGGTAGATTTATTTAATCGCTGGATTGTTCCCATGGAAAGTCAGCAGGACTATTTGAATTTGGCCTCGGGCAAGCGCTTTCCCGTCCCCTTCGATGTGATCCTGATTTTTTCCACCAATTTGAACCCCAGCGCCCTTGCCGACGAGGCCTTTCTCCGCCGCCTGGGCTACAAAATCCGCTTTGGAGAGCTGAATGCGAAAGAATATGCGGCAATCTGGCGTCAAGTCTGTGAAGCGCGGGGCATCGAGTTCGATGGGGAACTGTTGAGGTATGTGCTGGAGGAGCTTTATGGCTCCAGTCCTCGGCCGCTGCTGCCTTGCCATCCGCGGGATTTGCTGTCCATGGCCTTGGACCAAGCCTGCTACTTGGAGATTTCCAATCAAGTGACCAAAGAAATGCTGGATCTGGCCTGGCAGAGTTATTTTGTCGGACTGGAGAGTGACAAAAGCTGATTTACGGAGACTGCACTGTAGTTATCGTCATAATCAAATAGGAGGTCAACATGATCAAGCGTAAGAGTTTGATGCTGTTTTTCATCGCCATCGTCCTGGGTACCGGCGCCACTTGGATGGCCAATCAATGGCTCCAGGATCGGATGCAGCCTGGGCCGGTAGAAGTGGTCGCTCCGGAGACTGCTCCCGTAGTGGTTGCTGCCCTGGAGATACCCTTTGGACAAAAAATAGAGACGATGCACCTGAAAGTAATTTCCTGGCCTGCCGATAACATGCCAGAGGGAATATTTCATGAGACATCCGCCGTGGAAGGCCGGGTTGCCAGTCAAAAAATTTATCCAGGCGAGCCGATCATGAAGGATCGGGCGGTGGAGCAGCTTGGCGGTAGCACCTTGTCGGCCATTGTTCCTCGCGATAAACGGGCGGTGACCGTGCGTGTCAATGACGTCATCGGTGTGGCGGGTTTTCTTTTGCCCGGCAACCAGGTGGATGTCCTGTCCTCACGCAAAATTGATAGGAGTCAAAACAAAGTTCAAATCGAGACCATTTTGCAAAACTTAAAAGTCCTGGCGGTGGATCAAACGGCCTCCCAGGATAAAAACCAGCCCCTGGTGGTGCGCGCGGTGACCCTGGAAGCTGATCCGAAGCAAGCAGAGAAGCTATTCAAAGCGACCGAGGAGGGGACCATTCAACTGGTTCTGCGCAATCCACAAGATGTGGCCGTTATCAAAGATCCCGAACCGGTAAAGGTGGCCAAGAAAACCTATTCTAAAGCGCCGCAGCCGATTTCCGATTCGGTCACCGTGATCCGGGGAACCCAGGTGGATATCTCCAAAGTCAGGCTTTAGTTTAAGTCTTGGAAGGAGTCAGAACGCTTGAGGTTTTTTAAATAAGTAGGGAGATCTAAAGAGATTAATTTTGCCGCCGAACGATTAGCCAGCGACTTATATTTATAGAAAGGAGAGTCCTCAGCATGTCCCCGCAAAAAAATTATCTTGTCGTTGGCAATCGCCGAACCTGGCTATCCGGTATCTTATTTTTTCTCGTCATTAATATTATTGTTTTTTTCAGCCTGACCTCTCTTGCTTTGGCGCAAACCTCTCCCTTGACCCCAAGGCAGTCAGAGAATTTGATTATTCAATCCGATATCGAGGGTGACTTTCAGGTTCCTTTATATAAGTCTGGGGTGATTGAGCTTGAAGAAAGAGCAAAGAGGATCTCCGTGGGTAATCCCGGTATTGCCGATATTCTCATGCTCCACAGCCGTCAATTGTATGTGGTGGGTAAGGCCCTCGGCACCACCAATGTGGTGGTTTGGGATAAAAATGAACGGGTTTTTGCTTCCTTCAACATAGAAGTCGTCCATGACCTGGACACGTTAAAACGTAAACTTCATCGGCTATTGCCCGGTGAAGTCATCGAAGTCCATTCCGCCCAGGAACGGATTATTCTCAGTGGTCAGGTCTCGAGCGTGGTGAAGATGAAGGCGGCGGAGGATTTGGCCCAAGGATTTTTACCCGAATGCATCAGTGCCGAATCGAATGTCTTGGTGCGGGATACCACCCAAGGAACGCCCATTATTATTCAACAGGGTGATGGTGGGCGTGGCGCCAGTGGAGCGAACCAGGAGGGCTGTAAGAAAGGCAGTGTGGTTAATCTGATGCAGGTAGGCGGCGCTCATCAGGTGATGCTGGAGATCAAGGTCGCCGAGATTGCCCGTACGGTACTGAAACGGTTCGACTCCAATTTTAATGTCTTTAGCTTCGACAGCCCCTGGAAGTTTGGTGCTAACAGTGGGGGGGCTTCCTTCCCCAATGCCTTGACCCCCAGTGGCAATGAGGTTCCGATCTTAGGCTCTCTCAATGGAGAGGACAGCCCCATTGGCCCCGTGGTTGATCTCTTTCAGCCCAATACTCCCGGGATACAAGATAAGGGGGTCTTTCTGAGCTACCTGAGTAGCAAGTTCTTCCTGGAAGCGGTGCTGGAAGCCTCGCGTCAGAAAGGGCTGGCCAAAGTCTTGGCGGAACCCACCCTCACGACGTTGACGGGCCAAGAAGCCCAGTTTGTCTCGGGAGGTGAGTTTCCCATTCCGGTCCCTCAGAGCGGCATTACCGGCAATGTGACCATTGAATTCAAGGAGTTTGGCGTGATCGTCAATTTCTTACCGCTGGTTTTGGATTCGGGCCGCATCAATCTTAAACTCAATGTGGCGGTGAGCGAATTGTCTCAGGATGTCCCGGTAACCTTGGGAGTCCAAGGCACCGAAAACACCTTCGTGATTCCTTCGCTGACTAAGCGCAGCGCCAAAGCGACAGTGGAATTGGCCGATGGTCAGACCATCGGCATTGCCGGATTGATTAACGATAACCTTCGGGAACTCGTGACTAAGCTTCCAGGCCTGGGTGATGTGCCGATCCTGGGGGCTCTATTCCGGAGCCAAGAATTTATGTCCGGCCAGACGGAACTGGTGATGTTCGTTACTCCCCATTTAGCCCGTCCCATTTCACCCCAGCAGGTCAAACTGCCCACGGACAGTTTTGTCCCCCCTACCGATCTTGAGTTTTATTTAATGGGCAGAATGGAGGCGCGGGAAATGTCGAACTCCTCCCCATCTTCTCAGGGCATTATTGATATTGGCCCCGAGAGTCACCGTTTTGGCCACCAGTTGTAAGGAGCATGCCCCGATGCGAGCAAACCTGATAAAAGTCTTTTGTTTTTCCAGTGGAATTCCCCTGGTGCTACTGCTCGGTTGTACCAGCACTGATCCGGTGCGTGTCGAGCAGGACTTTGGCAATTCAGTACGCAATATGATTCAGGCGCAAATCTATGATCCAGAGGCCGCCCGTAATCCTCCTGTAGAACCACCGGCGGCACTTGACGGCGCTAAAGCGGGGGAGGCCCTGAAAGAATATCGCCAGGATGTGGGCAAGCCTAGCAAAGTGGAAAAAGAATTACCCTTAAATATCCTCATCGGCCAGTGATCGGTACTGTTATTTGTGAATATGAGGGACTGAAATGAACGTACTGCCTTCTACGCCCCATTCCCAGCGGGGGGTGACTATGGTTCTGTTCACTATCGGCATGGTGGCTATTAT encodes the following:
- a CDS encoding CPBP family intramembrane glutamic endopeptidase, coding for MNRRQAWVDIILALALVGVSGVAVGLMSALMAQHQFSLLLILQGVFILLGLRLLLAMRGQSWRHLGLQALTFKDLGRTLIGLLSCIGANMVLTTAAFIIDPQLLKQHANQLKVIATQLGSEVPFAGIAAMMFFVGVYEEIMARGFLLTRCRTALGGLWAPILLSSFLFGLGHLYQGWIGVAQTTLFGIVLAALTVRWGTLWPAIFAHAILNTFSLVILERLAEQVP
- a CDS encoding tetratricopeptide repeat protein, translated to MSTSLLGCATATKPPPENRDAVAPDPQAIQKAMETGDQALKVGNRDLALFHYVKVLTLDPENVEALYKIATIHREKGNTELAEKAYRDTLKQKANHAGALEGFGLLQLHKKEFDLAKDKLAAAVKIDPKRWRAHNGLGVIADLRKDYVTAQQHYQAALEIKPGLPLLLNNLGYSHYLAGNWKLARSFFEKILAKDSRHEKAWANLGLIYVRQGHHDEATSAFQNIMDEPESLYHIGYILMMEGDHRTAANYFRKAISASPTYYPEANDNLEKIQALFKANR
- a CDS encoding ATPase AAA, with protein sequence MDALARQISEQPSMDPMEMKLAALAPRPRTVEETGLSQNFLQALIAKHLYDGGVSTLRELVARTLLAGSILETVLALMRSEAYVEIRGSVDGTTALRYGLTDRGRAFALESLMKSGYLGPAPVSLTQYIQVVQAQSVHHHQVTQAQMQSAFSEIVIRDNLLNQLGPALNSGRAIFVYGPAGTGKTYIAQRLAWMLGDPVLIPHAIAVGDTPIQLFDPIFHQPIKDPEGTPHALFEQGYDPRFVFCQRPAVLTGGELTLDMLEISYEASTKVYQAPLQLKANNGIYLLDDLGRQRVAPVDLFNRWIVPMESQQDYLNLASGKRFPVPFDVILIFSTNLNPSALADEAFLRRLGYKIRFGELNAKEYAAIWRQVCEARGIEFDGELLRYVLEELYGSSPRPLLPCHPRDLLSMALDQACYLEISNQVTKEMLDLAWQSYFVGLESDKS
- a CDS encoding helix-turn-helix transcriptional regulator, yielding MRKGASTSEGLTLLLIDLRQQGRELTPPDARSDLRHILEQRAVVHHIPWTGDIPKKIAETAAQVLFFEYDYPDIARLSFLQQTKLHYPSIPIILVTEQHSEAFAVWAFRSRVWDYFVKPLVVDDILHCMESLELVIAERHQGVPRKAILPPHSIPTDARFRPLSQKKNAINAGISYIEKNLHENISQSEVAELCGMTPFQFSRCFKQAYGMTFQEFVIRRRMTEAVRLLKNPSASVTDVCYTVGFRDLSYFTRTFRRYVGMTPSRYKADLENLHTSFSSSSQVS
- a CDS encoding Flp family type IVb pilin yields the protein MSNLTQKIRSFLRDEEGLTMTEYAVAGGLIVVGGAAVFMALGGEIERVIGLVNAELAKVGGA
- a CDS encoding nucleoside deaminase, translated to MNPEFMAEAIRLASQGMDDDLGGPFGALIVRDGEILAHACNGVVEACDPTAHAEIQAIRMACKHINHFHLEGCVLYCSCEPCPMCLGAAYWAHLDGIYYAASREDAANIGFADAAIYDELCLEPSRRRIPMIQLMREEILHVFQRWMEKSDRILY
- a CDS encoding FAD-binding and (Fe-S)-binding domain-containing protein, which translates into the protein MMPRLSSDHLFQELSKAIQGEVLTDRLSRMLYATDASPYQQLPLGVVRPHSVEDCVTLIGFANRHRIPLIPRAAGTSLAGQCVGEGLVVDVSRHLTKVLEIDAQGCQARVQPGVILDGLNEQLRPLGLMFAPDPSTGSRCQIGGMMGNNAWGLHSLRYGTTRDHVFAIKAVLSDGSVVFFDPLSPGELEAKLALNSLEGKIYRAVVEAVEEQREVILEHYPSTRGIPCNEGYPLDLLAQGQPWVSDGPPFNLAPFLCGSEGTLALVIEATLKLVPLPGERTLIGAHFSSLEEALQAVAMVLEHQPVAVELLDKTILDLARNNPEQVKNCAWIEGEPAAVLLVELEGDGDPLQQRGEVLAGALGAGNGSYAAPVLPFPEQAWAVRRAGLGLLMGVAGKLKAVTGIEDTAVAVADLPQYVTQVQALMARYGVDCVIYGSAGRGLLHLRPKLDLELAEDQARFQSIMTEMVELVKGFRGVFSAKHGDGRLRAPFLETLLGKEVVALLHRIKQAADPHWHFNPGKILEPPPLLEALRTQQKTPVEPTLSFLDWGKDQGLRGAAARCNGAGVCLKRAGQGTMCPSYMATQEEQHGTRGRANVFRQVLASPGGLTGRDSPLLKEALDLCLACKGCKTECPAGVDIALMKAEFLQQYQNRYGLPWRARVLSQFQRLAWLGSLLPAVVNGLLALKWSRRVLKLHHQRPLPTLARRTFSSQLRDRSPPAHKGRLGEVVLINDLWTEFFDPQIGMAAVNCLEQLGYGVTVTPWLSSGRIQISQGLLTQAQDQFQEAIAVLYPYAAEGKPLIGLEPSELLTFRDEALVLLPVGESRHRAEAIASKAQLFEEFMAREAVAGHINPSFFDDQSRRILVHGHCHGKALAGMQPLLDTLALMGGAVVEAIPSGCCGMAGAFGYEQEHYDLSLRIGELVLLPAVRRAPAGTLICAPGTSCRAQIKDGAQVLAYHPAELLQKALLSL
- a CDS encoding A24 family peptidase, which encodes MLTSISFTAFSLLGFLLAAASYRDLKSHRIPNVLTFGGALLGLILQVWFLGLEGLLSGLGGLTLGLLLYLPFYLLGGMGAGDVKLLAAVGAFLGAKAILWVAILSLLAGSVIGMGVLLVRGIFLEVWRPYATTAKFLLLAGTYIPPEINRTLNTRFPYAVAIAAGTLGAVFLLSP